The following coding sequences are from one Methanococcoides orientis window:
- a CDS encoding zinc ribbon domain-containing protein yields the protein MDMKELEGLVFCQSCGMPLEKDEDFGTNADGSKSEEYCNYCYQNGDFTQPNITLEEMIEQCSKAIDENRIMSLEEAKKLSQQNLPKLKRWK from the coding sequence ATGGATATGAAGGAGCTGGAAGGTCTGGTCTTTTGCCAGAGTTGTGGAATGCCTTTGGAGAAGGACGAGGATTTTGGAACCAATGCAGATGGTTCAAAGAGTGAAGAATATTGCAATTATTGTTACCAGAATGGCGATTTCACACAGCCCAACATTACTTTGGAAGAAATGATAGAGCAATGCTCCAAAGCAATTGATGAAAATAGGATCATGTCACTGGAAGAAGCAAAAAAGCTTAGCCAACAGAATCTTCCAAAATTAAAGAGATGGAAGTAA
- a CDS encoding PAS domain S-box protein — MGVIGTFLRNNTANECYDVHTKSFVSSNILNSIFDDIPLIMILVNQDGKVETINRATTIALGKEKKDSFGLLGGELFGCINSLKGEGCGKNRECSECAVRNSVIHTFETGESIYKKQGELEITNNGKLLTLHFLVSTSLIRKNDKPMVSLIVDDVTKIKQANQLIEQKLEIEKVIASISSMFVSSRDIDHSINFALEKICNLCGSSRTYVFRFHDDGILMDNTHEYCVEKVEAQKDNLQDIPVDLFPWWMNKLHNGESIYIKNVSKLPEEASAEKEILEMQAIKSLIVLPLYLNSELSGFIGMDNVLNTGDWADEDINTLLMTAQIIGTSLQRKEAEKELTESKKKYSNLVEKGNDGIIILQGECLLKYANKKMMEMSGFSIEEVIGKPFIDFVSPNYRDTIMDRYKRRLCGEKVLNQYEVELISKDGKSFFVEVNASIIDYEGRSADMAILRDITKRKQVEEALQRSEENYRNLTESLNELIYRANPETLVSTYVNKAVEKIYGYTVDMWLDDPYIWEKTIYHDDRERVFAEFAELQTKIESGIIEYRIIKKDKTIRWVQDHVSWEKDQQGKPISMNGIMYDITERKQAENLMLNAKLAAEAANMSKTEFITNMSHELRTPLNSVIGFSDILYSEKFGILNEYQKKYVSNVLRNGKHLLQLINEILSISNIETGRVKLHISEFFVSDVIDEVEALMMPIALEKDIDLTCNIDISVPIIKADMMKFKQVLCNLVNNAIKFTDQGGSVTINGDISDESVNLFIKDTGIGILLEDRDKLFNPFYQVDSSTTREYGGAGLGLALVKKFVEMHGGKVWVESDQYSGSTFGFTIPSNHESISS, encoded by the coding sequence ATGGGTGTAATAGGGACATTTCTGAGAAATAATACTGCCAATGAGTGTTACGATGTACACACTAAATCATTTGTAAGCTCTAATATTTTAAATTCTATTTTTGATGATATTCCTCTAATTATGATCCTTGTCAATCAGGATGGGAAAGTTGAAACCATCAATAGGGCTACTACTATTGCATTAGGAAAAGAAAAAAAAGACAGTTTTGGTCTTCTTGGTGGTGAACTTTTTGGATGTATAAATTCGTTAAAAGGAGAAGGTTGTGGAAAAAACAGAGAGTGCTCAGAATGTGCTGTACGAAACTCTGTTATCCACACGTTTGAAACCGGCGAAAGCATTTACAAAAAACAAGGCGAATTGGAAATAACAAACAATGGTAAATTACTAACACTTCATTTTTTAGTTTCAACATCTTTGATACGAAAAAATGATAAACCAATGGTTTCGTTGATCGTGGATGATGTAACAAAAATAAAACAGGCAAATCAACTAATAGAACAAAAACTTGAGATCGAAAAAGTAATAGCCTCAATTTCGTCGATGTTTGTTTCCAGCCGGGATATCGATCATAGTATCAATTTTGCTCTGGAGAAAATTTGCAATTTATGCGGAAGTAGCAGAACCTACGTTTTTCGTTTTCATGATGATGGAATTCTGATGGACAACACACACGAGTACTGTGTGGAAAAAGTTGAAGCCCAAAAAGATAACCTTCAGGATATTCCGGTTGATCTGTTTCCCTGGTGGATGAACAAACTTCATAATGGTGAGTCGATTTACATCAAAAACGTATCTAAATTGCCAGAAGAAGCATCTGCAGAAAAAGAAATCCTTGAAATGCAAGCTATAAAGTCATTAATCGTCTTACCTTTGTACTTGAACAGCGAACTTTCCGGATTTATCGGAATGGACAATGTTCTTAATACTGGAGACTGGGCAGACGAAGATATCAATACTCTTCTTATGACGGCGCAGATCATAGGAACAAGTCTCCAACGCAAAGAAGCCGAGAAAGAGTTGACAGAGAGCAAAAAGAAGTACTCAAATCTTGTGGAAAAAGGAAATGATGGGATCATTATTCTCCAGGGGGAATGCTTGCTTAAATATGCGAACAAAAAAATGATGGAAATGTCCGGATTTTCTATCGAAGAAGTAATTGGGAAGCCATTTATTGATTTTGTTTCTCCTAATTATAGGGACACTATAATGGATAGGTACAAAAGGAGATTATGTGGGGAAAAAGTTCTAAACCAGTATGAGGTCGAACTTATTTCAAAGGATGGAAAATCGTTTTTTGTAGAAGTAAACGCATCGATCATAGACTACGAAGGCAGATCTGCAGACATGGCAATTCTCAGGGATATCACCAAACGTAAGCAGGTCGAGGAAGCTTTACAAAGATCTGAAGAAAACTATCGTAATTTAACTGAAAGTCTTAATGAGTTAATTTACCGCGCAAATCCTGAAACGCTTGTGTCAACTTATGTGAACAAGGCTGTCGAAAAGATCTATGGTTATACTGTAGATATGTGGCTTGATGATCCATATATATGGGAGAAAACAATTTATCATGACGATAGAGAACGGGTGTTTGCAGAATTCGCCGAATTGCAAACAAAAATTGAAAGTGGTATTATAGAATATCGTATTATAAAGAAGGACAAAACCATACGATGGGTGCAAGATCATGTCAGTTGGGAGAAAGATCAACAAGGCAAACCAATTTCGATGAATGGGATAATGTATGACATCACTGAGCGTAAGCAGGCAGAGAATCTTATGCTCAATGCTAAACTTGCTGCTGAAGCTGCCAACATGTCCAAAACTGAATTCATCACAAATATGAGCCATGAACTAAGGACACCTTTAAACTCAGTCATCGGATTCTCGGATATACTTTACAGTGAGAAATTTGGTATCTTGAATGAATATCAAAAGAAATACGTGTCCAATGTCCTTAGAAATGGAAAGCATCTTTTACAGCTGATTAACGAAATCCTATCCATCTCGAACATCGAAACAGGGAGGGTGAAACTTCATATTAGTGAGTTCTTTGTATCCGATGTTATTGATGAAGTAGAAGCATTGATGATGCCTATTGCATTAGAAAAGGATATTGACCTGACATGTAACATTGACATTAGCGTGCCTATCATAAAAGCAGACATGATGAAATTCAAGCAGGTTCTTTGCAATCTCGTGAACAATGCCATTAAGTTTACGGATCAAGGAGGGTCAGTGACTATAAATGGTGATATCTCTGATGAGTCTGTAAATCTCTTCATAAAGGATACTGGAATCGGAATTTTACTAGAGGATAGGGATAAACTGTTCAACCCTTTCTATCAGGTGGATTCTTCAACTACTAGGGAGTATGGAGGTGCCGGCCTTGGTCTTGCACTGGTCAAGAAATTTGTTGAAATGCATGGTGGCAAGGTTTGGGTTGAAAGTGATCAATATAGCGGAAGTACTTTCGGATTTACTATACCATCTAATCATGAAAGCATCTCCAGTTGA
- a CDS encoding CRISPR-associated endonuclease Cas1 yields the protein MEEVFRFVVDLAVMNLIEKGAMDNKDFVRTESFSLRLRPTGARKVTEEFNAMLNSKVEYRKKNSSWGSVLLLKARELSHNLVGKRKTVEFSNPVYVCARDDSNLLRKKIIDMPYTEWKEMGFSKGTLHYMKQNAKSDKPFTLNAHVRERLEMWGTA from the coding sequence ATGGAAGAGGTATTCAGGTTTGTTGTTGATCTTGCTGTAATGAACCTGATTGAAAAGGGAGCTATGGATAACAAGGATTTTGTAAGGACTGAGAGCTTTTCGCTGAGATTAAGGCCAACAGGAGCAAGGAAGGTTACTGAAGAGTTCAATGCTATGCTGAACAGCAAGGTTGAGTACAGGAAGAAGAATAGTTCCTGGGGATCTGTACTGTTGCTCAAGGCTAGGGAATTAAGCCATAATCTTGTTGGTAAGCGGAAAACTGTTGAGTTCAGTAATCCTGTTTATGTTTGTGCAAGGGATGATTCAAATCTGCTGAGGAAGAAGATCATTGACATGCCTTACACCGAGTGGAAGGAGATGGGGTTCTCTAAAGGCACATTGCACTACATGAAGCAGAACGCTAAGAGTGATAAACCGTTTACACTCAATGCTCATGTAAGGGAAAGGTTGGAGATGTGGGGGACAGCTTAA
- a CDS encoding class I SAM-dependent methyltransferase, with product MMSIGAKMESPIFEIFDGLPRQGPGSNECTEKAFNMLSSLPAGTKILDIGCGVGMQTIHLAKICNNCHVTATDIYQPFLDKLMENAAKEGIDDRITTVCASMDELPFEAGEFDVIWAEGSIFILGFEKGISYWKQFLKDGGYMAVTENTWFTDEPSQEVVEFWQEIYPGIMNIPDTEKVITAVGYDVIDNFKLPVSVWYEFYNNLEKRVDEISDNYKGNTEAEMILEFNRKEIKLFRERPDEYGYAFYIFQKNKL from the coding sequence ATGATGAGTATAGGTGCAAAAATGGAATCACCAATTTTTGAGATATTTGATGGGTTGCCTAGACAGGGTCCAGGTAGTAACGAATGTACTGAAAAAGCCTTTAATATGCTTTCTTCCCTTCCTGCAGGTACTAAGATCCTTGATATTGGATGTGGTGTAGGTATGCAGACAATACATCTTGCGAAGATTTGCAACAATTGTCACGTCACTGCAACTGACATTTACCAACCTTTTTTGGATAAGCTGATGGAAAATGCAGCTAAAGAAGGAATTGATGACAGGATTACTACAGTTTGTGCTTCCATGGATGAACTGCCTTTTGAAGCAGGAGAATTCGACGTAATCTGGGCAGAAGGCTCCATCTTTATCCTTGGTTTTGAAAAGGGAATCAGCTACTGGAAACAGTTCTTGAAAGATGGTGGCTATATGGCAGTGACAGAGAACACATGGTTCACGGATGAACCTTCTCAGGAAGTTGTTGAATTCTGGCAGGAAATATATCCCGGTATCATGAATATACCTGATACTGAAAAAGTTATTACAGCAGTAGGATATGATGTCATTGATAACTTTAAACTGCCAGTTTCTGTCTGGTACGAGTTTTATAACAATCTGGAAAAAAGAGTTGATGAAATCAGTGATAACTATAAAGGAAACACTGAGGCAGAAATGATACTTGAGTTTAACAGAAAAGAGATAAAACTCTTCAGAGAACGCCCAGATGAATATGGTTATGCGTTCTACATTTTTCAGAAGAACAAACTCTAA
- a CDS encoding TrmB family transcriptional regulator — protein MDEKLLANIGLNKYERSVYWTLLKKGDLEASKLSQLSQVPIGKIYEILRDLNKYGLVEIQPSRPRKYRTVDPKIAFELMYKRREEEALNELKLLRETFAEIERQLSNGDSPKHVETTFWPDKFHDNELKETVNSFFEDIEHEICVVTPLKYKPGVSEQYDDSMSIFSQAYLNLAQRGIHVKILDSYSQLLPSIKELINSIEDESVKSNVQKFMEIRILETEHDFVIFDSKTIFLDIEDQINTGTSLGMTQIHDESYTKRFKAKFNDLWTKGKRFNFT, from the coding sequence ATGGATGAAAAGTTACTTGCAAATATCGGTTTAAACAAATATGAGAGATCTGTTTACTGGACGCTTTTGAAAAAAGGTGATCTGGAAGCAAGTAAATTATCACAGTTATCACAAGTTCCCATTGGAAAGATCTATGAGATTTTGAGGGATTTGAACAAGTATGGCCTTGTGGAGATCCAACCTTCAAGGCCACGGAAATACAGGACTGTTGATCCAAAAATTGCTTTTGAACTCATGTACAAAAGAAGAGAGGAAGAAGCACTCAATGAGCTCAAACTACTCAGGGAAACATTTGCTGAAATTGAACGGCAACTTTCCAATGGCGATTCTCCAAAGCATGTTGAAACAACATTCTGGCCCGACAAGTTCCATGATAATGAACTAAAAGAGACGGTGAATTCATTTTTTGAGGATATTGAGCATGAAATATGTGTTGTTACTCCCCTTAAGTATAAGCCAGGAGTATCAGAACAATATGATGATTCAATGTCAATATTCAGCCAGGCTTACTTAAATTTGGCACAACGTGGCATTCATGTTAAAATTCTAGATTCCTACTCTCAACTGTTACCGTCAATAAAAGAACTTATTAATTCAATAGAAGATGAATCAGTCAAAAGTAATGTTCAGAAATTCATGGAAATAAGAATTTTGGAAACAGAGCATGATTTTGTAATCTTTGATTCAAAGACTATCTTTCTTGATATTGAAGATCAGATTAATACTGGTACTAGTCTCGGTATGACACAAATTCATGATGAGTCATATACAAAGCGTTTCAAGGCTAAATTCAACGACCTCTGGACTAAGGGGAAGCGATTCAATTTCACATAA
- the cas1 gene encoding CRISPR-associated endonuclease Cas1 → MKLLLLNGHGINMYVDGTKLHIKDGRFTTTEEPQEYVFSPKRMDVDSIVVYGRSGSLSFEAIRWLIKHNVQITMLDWNGKLLTTMLPPESTNVKTKFAQYHAYEDQDARIEFAKKFIEAKFSKSEAVLDYLKQRYPEIEYDFTDDKAKLENAKSIKEILGVEGGVAWKYWNEYAKAVPERYDFKARTDNYRRATGAGDRVNVMLNYGYALLESECLRAINSVGLDAHVGFLHEMNQSKYSLAYDLQEPFRFIVDLAVINLIEKGVMDKKDFVRTENFSLRLRPTGARKLTAEFNTIMNSKVEYRKKNSSWGSVLLLKARELSHHLVGKRKTVEFMNPVYVGKRDDADLLRKKIIDMPYVDWKNMGFSKGSLHYMKKNAKDDKPFTLNAHVRERLENWFEG, encoded by the coding sequence ATGAAACTTTTGCTTCTAAATGGCCATGGCATCAACATGTATGTTGATGGCACTAAACTTCACATCAAAGACGGCAGGTTCACAACCACTGAAGAACCTCAGGAATACGTATTCTCTCCAAAGAGGATGGACGTTGATAGCATTGTTGTATATGGTCGAAGCGGATCGCTGAGCTTTGAAGCCATCAGGTGGTTGATTAAGCACAATGTACAGATCACTATGTTGGACTGGAACGGAAAACTCCTAACAACAATGCTTCCTCCTGAGAGTACCAATGTAAAGACAAAGTTTGCTCAGTACCATGCTTATGAAGATCAAGATGCAAGGATTGAGTTTGCCAAGAAGTTCATTGAGGCTAAGTTCTCTAAATCTGAGGCTGTTCTTGATTATTTGAAACAGAGATATCCTGAGATCGAGTATGATTTTACTGATGATAAGGCTAAACTTGAGAATGCTAAATCCATAAAGGAGATTCTTGGTGTTGAAGGTGGAGTTGCCTGGAAGTACTGGAATGAGTATGCCAAAGCTGTTCCTGAACGGTATGATTTCAAGGCAAGGACTGATAATTACAGAAGAGCAACAGGGGCAGGCGACAGAGTCAACGTTATGCTCAATTATGGTTATGCATTGCTTGAATCTGAATGCTTGAGAGCTATTAATTCAGTTGGTCTTGATGCTCATGTTGGATTTTTGCATGAGATGAATCAGAGCAAGTACAGTCTTGCTTACGATTTGCAAGAACCATTCAGGTTTATTGTTGATCTTGCTGTTATAAACCTTATCGAAAAAGGGGTTATGGATAAAAAAGACTTTGTGAGAACTGAGAATTTTTCATTAAGGCTTAGACCAACAGGAGCAAGGAAGCTCACTGCTGAGTTCAATACTATTATGAATAGCAAAGTCGAGTATAGAAAGAAGAATAGCTCTTGGGGATCTGTCCTGTTACTCAAGGCAAGAGAGTTAAGCCATCATCTTGTTGGTAAGAGGAAAACTGTTGAATTCATGAATCCTGTTTATGTTGGGAAAAGGGATGACGCTGATCTGTTGAGGAAAAAGATCATTGACATGCCTTATGTTGATTGGAAAAATATGGGCTTCTCGAAGGGTTCTTTACACTATATGAAGAAGAATGCTAAGGATGATAAACCGTTTACGTTGAATGCTCATGTGAGGGAACGCTTGGAAAATTGGTTTGAAGGCTAA
- a CDS encoding DNA polymerase has product MDSIALRAFTSKKGSKAIKSKQYSKKKKTRDFPRVLTFDAETTADKYQNLKFGYFDVRQNDIYTYGGLIWDKRHITRKEYNTLKKYANKHLMRLFSLEEFIKIFYLEVYDRGTLFLGFNINFDLSRVILDYGYGKYSGNGGFSFLLTEDTMYPRLRIKQLKGKTYNVEFTKARRKSVKKGNFKGHFLDVQHLACILTDSKSLSLESACEMFDTQIKKKAEKEHGKVTPRYIEYNIKDVKATYEVFQKVREEFNKYQLNIPMTKVYSAASLGKQALRQCSLKSFSEQNPKFPRKIIGNIMGAYYGGRCEVKVRKTPVKVTVLDFFSMYPTVMLLLGHWEFLIAAKMRYKTDTKAVQEFIDNLTLEKALDKDSWKQMNVLVELQPDDDIFPVRTNYANQDTRNIGINHITYKDSLYYFLPDVLASKLLAGKSPRIKKAIRFIPEGVQKGLTETQIYGIKIDPKKDNLIKCLVEHRQEIKNEMREVAIDSHDYEILDSQQRAVKIVNNSTSYGIYLEVNPKEDVEELEIFSNANFDSIGKYEPPGVFFPPHNRC; this is encoded by the coding sequence ATGGACAGTATAGCATTAAGGGCTTTTACAAGTAAAAAGGGTTCCAAGGCAATAAAATCAAAACAATATTCAAAGAAAAAGAAGACTCGTGATTTCCCACGAGTCCTTACTTTTGACGCAGAAACCACAGCTGACAAGTATCAAAATTTAAAATTTGGATATTTTGATGTAAGACAGAATGACATCTATACCTATGGCGGTTTGATCTGGGATAAAAGACACATTACAAGGAAGGAGTATAATACTTTAAAAAAATATGCAAATAAGCACTTGATGCGGCTTTTCTCATTAGAGGAGTTTATAAAAATATTCTATTTAGAGGTCTATGATCGGGGAACGCTGTTCCTTGGGTTCAATATTAACTTTGATCTTTCAAGGGTAATACTGGATTATGGTTATGGGAAGTATTCGGGAAATGGAGGATTTTCTTTCCTTTTAACTGAAGACACCATGTACCCCAGATTGCGCATAAAGCAACTCAAGGGGAAGACCTACAACGTAGAGTTCACTAAAGCACGAAGAAAATCCGTAAAAAAAGGTAACTTCAAGGGTCACTTTTTAGATGTACAGCACCTGGCTTGCATACTTACCGATAGTAAGTCGTTGTCACTTGAGAGTGCTTGTGAAATGTTTGACACGCAGATAAAGAAAAAAGCAGAAAAAGAACATGGCAAAGTAACACCAAGGTACATAGAATACAACATTAAAGATGTGAAAGCAACCTACGAGGTATTCCAAAAAGTACGGGAAGAGTTCAATAAATATCAGCTGAACATCCCGATGACAAAGGTGTACTCAGCCGCCTCTCTGGGTAAGCAGGCGTTGAGACAATGCAGTCTTAAATCATTTTCAGAACAAAACCCTAAATTTCCCAGAAAAATCATAGGTAATATCATGGGTGCATACTATGGGGGCAGATGTGAAGTAAAGGTACGCAAAACCCCGGTCAAAGTAACAGTACTTGACTTCTTTAGTATGTATCCTACTGTGATGCTTCTCCTGGGTCACTGGGAGTTTCTCATTGCAGCAAAAATGCGATACAAAACTGATACCAAAGCAGTACAGGAATTCATTGATAACTTAACATTGGAAAAAGCTTTAGACAAAGATTCCTGGAAGCAAATGAATGTACTTGTTGAATTGCAACCAGATGATGATATCTTTCCAGTACGAACCAATTATGCTAATCAAGATACACGCAATATAGGGATAAATCATATCACATACAAAGATTCACTTTATTATTTCCTGCCAGACGTACTTGCTTCAAAGCTTCTCGCAGGAAAATCACCACGAATCAAGAAAGCAATCCGATTTATTCCGGAAGGTGTTCAGAAAGGCCTGACTGAAACACAGATTTATGGCATTAAGATAGATCCGAAAAAGGATAATCTCATCAAATGCTTGGTGGAACACAGACAGGAAATAAAAAATGAAATGAGAGAAGTTGCAATAGATTCACATGATTACGAGATATTAGACTCCCAGCAAAGAGCAGTAAAAATTGTTAATAACTCAACGTCATATGGGATTTACCTAGAAGTAAACCCAAAAGAGGATGTTGAAGAATTAGAAATATTTAGCAACGCCAATTTCGATTCAATTGGTAAATATGAGCCACCTGGAGTTTTTTTTCCACCCCATAATCGGTGCTAA